The following is a genomic window from Pseudomonas parafulva.
CAGGTCATCGACAGCCCGATCCAGACCGTCTCCGGCGGCGAGATGCAGCGCGTGCTGCTGGCCCGCGCACTGCTGCGCGAGCCCGAGCTGCTGGTGCTCGACGAACCGGTGCAGGGCGTCGATGTGGTCGGCCAGGGCGAGCTGTACAACCTCATCACCCGCCTGCGCGACCGCTACGGCTGCGGTGTGCTGATGGTCTCCCACGACTTGCACCTGGTGATGAGCACCACCGACCAGGTGGTCTGCCTGAATCGCCATGTGTGCTGCTCGGGCCACCCAGAGCAGGTCAGCGGCGACCCGGCGTTCGTCGAGCTGTTCGGCCAGACGGCGCCGAGCCTGGCGGTCTATCACCATCATCACGATCACAGCCACGACCTGCATGGCGCCGTGATCGCCCCCGGCGCCCATGTCCACGGAGAGCACTGCAAGCATGGCTGATTTTCTTCTCTACGCCTTGCTTGCCGGATTGTCCCTGGCGCTGGTCGCCGGCCCGCTGGGCTCCTTCGTGGTCTGGCGGCGCATGGCCTATTTCGGCGACACCCTGTCCCATGCGGCGTTGCTGGGCGTGGCCCTGGGCCTGGCCCTGGACGTCAGCCCGACCCTGGCGGTGACCATCGGCTGCCTGCTGCTGGCGATCCTGCTGGTAACCCTGCAGCAGCGCCAGCCGCTGGCGTCGGACACCCTGCTTGGCATTCTCGCCCCCAGCACCTTGTCGCTGGGTTTGGTGGTCTTGAGCTTCATGCACGATGTGCGCATCGACCTGATGGCCTATCTGTTCGGCGACCTGCTGGCCATCAGCAGCACCGACCTGGCCTGGATCCTCGGCGGCAGTGTGTTGGTGCTGGCCTTGCTGGCCGCGCTCTGGCGCCCCCTGCTGGCGGTCACCGTGCACGAGGAACTGGCGCGGGTCGAAGGCTTGCCAGTGGCGGGGCTGCGCCTGACGCTGATGCTGCTGATCGCGGTGGTGATCGCGGTGGCGATGAAAATCGTCGGTGTACTGCTGATTACCTCGCTGCTGATCATTCCCGCCGCCGCGGCACAACGTCACGCCCGCTCGCCCGAACAGATGGCGTTGGGCGCCAGCCTGCTGGGCGTGGCCGCGGTCTGTGGCGGCCTGGCGATGTCCTGGTTCAAGGACACCCCGGCCGGTCCGTCGATCGTGGTCTGCGCGGCGGTGCTATTCTTGCTGAGCCTGGCACTGCCCAAGCGCTGACACCTGAAGGTCGCACCGTGCAACCTTTACTTGGGTAAAGGGTCAGTAAGACGTGTTTTCGAGCGTGCACACCTGGGTGTAGACTTGCTCGCTTTTTGCGCAAATAGAGAGTCGCAGGAATGAAGCCGTTCGCCTCCCGTTATCTGCTTGTTGCCGTCTTTTCGCTGTTCCTTGCCGCCTGCTCCTCGGCGCCGGTCGAACCGCCCGCTGCCCCGGAACAGCCCGACGCCTGGCAGCAGTTGCAACAGAACATCGCCAGCAACGAGCTGGCCACCGCCGAAGATCAACTCGCCACGCTGCAAGCGCAGTCGCCAGACGACGCCCGCGTCGAGCAGTATCATCGCCAGTTGGCCGAAGCCTACCTGCAACGCAGCCAGATCGTGTTGCAGAAGGGCGACGTCAACGCCGCTGCCACCGCGCTGGCCCGAGCGCGTGCCTTGATGCCACAGGCGCCGGCTCTGACCGGCGGCGAAGCCGTGGCACAGGCCCGCCAGGCCGAGCTGGACAAGGCCGAGGCCGCACTCAAGGCTGCCGAGTCCAAACCCCAGGCTCGGGTCATCGATCCGGCAGCACCGAGCACGGTAATTGCGTTGAAAACCACGGACATCGCGGCCATGCGCCGGCAACTGGACGACATTGCCGCCGACGTGGTGAATTATCACTGCGAAGTGGTTTTCCAAGTGCCGCGCATCCAGGACGCGCCTTGGCTGAAGACGTTGCTGCAAAAGCGCGTCAGCAAGCTCGATGCCAGCTTCCCGCTGAAACAGAAGCATGAAATCCAGCGCGCCTTGCCGGCCCAAGTGGTGCTGGTTCCGCATCAAAACTGAACAAACGAAAAGGGCCGCAATGCGGCCCTTTCGCTACAGCGCGGCGTTAACTGTCAGGCTGGAATGGCCTCGGCCGCCGCTTCTCGCTCCCACACCCGATGAGCCTCGACCGCCTTGACGAAGGCCTCCACGGTCTTCTGGTCGTCGCCCAGCAGCAGCCCCTTGTCGGTCTTCAGACCCAGCGCATCGAGCAGCGCCTTGCCCTGCGGCGCCACGCCGATGGCCTTCAAGTGCTTGTAGCCTTCGAGCAGGAAGTGCTTGGCGACGCCACTGGCGCCCAGGGCATCGAGCGAGGCCTTGCCGTCCGGCACCAGAATGCCGTCGAACATCACCGACGGCATGCCCTCCATCGACGCATCCACCGGCAGCGCCTTGCCGTCGGCGGTTTTCACCGGCGCCGAAGTCGGCCCCAGCAGCATCGGCCGCGCGCTGTGCGCCTCGAGCGCCTTGACCAGCGTGTCGACGCTGGCACCGTCCACACCGTTGGCGATCAGCAGGGCGATCTTGCGGCCCTTGATGCCGACCGTGCCGGGATGGTTCATCTGGCTCAGGGCAGGGGAGGTCTTGAGCTTGGACTGAGGCGCCTTGACGGTGCCCGCCTTGGGCGCCGGCAAGCCCAGGTTCTCGGCCACCGCCGTCGCCAGGTCGAGATCGATGTTGGCCAGAATCTCATTCACCTGCCGCTCGCGGATGTACTCGCGCTCGACCTTGCCCAGCTCGAAGCTATAGGCCTTGATGATGTGCTGCTGTTCGTTCGGGCTCATGCTCTTGAAGAACAGGCGGGCCTGGGAGAAGTGATCGCTGAACGACTCGCTGCGCTCGCGGATCTTGTGCGCGTCGACGCGTTCTTGATAGCTCTCGAAACCGCCATCCTGAGGCCCGGCGGGCGTCTCTTTCGGCCAGCCGCCGTCGATCGAGTTCGGCTCGTAGGACGCGCGCCCTTTGTGGATGGTCTGGCGGTGCATGGCATCGCGCTGATTGTTGTGGTTCGGCGCCACGGGGCGGTTGATCGGGATCTCATGGAAGTTCGGCCCGCCCAGGCGGCTGATCTGGGTATCGGTATACGAGAACAGGCGCCCCTGCAGCAGCGGGTCATTGGTGAAGTCGATGCCCGGCACGATATGCCCTGGGCAGAACGCCACTTGCTCGATCTCGGCGAAATAGTTGTCCGGGTTGCGGTTGAGCACCATCTTGCCCAGCGGCGTCACCGGCACCAGTTCTTCGGGGATGAGCTTGGTCGGATCGAGCAGGTCGAAGTCGAACGTGTGTTCATCGGCCTCCGGCACGATCTGCACGCCCAGTTCCCACTCGGGGTAGTCGCCGGTCTCGATGGCTTCGGACAGGTCGCGGCGGTGGTAATCGGTGTCCTTGCCAGCCAGTTTCTGCGCCTCGTCCCACAATACCGAGTGAACACCCTGACGCGGCTTCCAGTGGAATTTGACGAAGCTGGCCACGCCTTCGGCGTTGATCAGGCGGAAGGTGTGCACACCGAAGCCTTCCATCATCCGCAAGCTGCGCGGAATGGCACGGTCGGACATAGCCCAGATGACCATGTGCGCCGACTCCGGCACCAACGAAACAAAGTCCCAGAAGGTGTCATGGGCCGAGCCACCGGTTGGAATCTCGTTGTGCGGCTCGGGTTTGACCGCATGCACGAAGTCGGGAAACTTGATCGCATCCTGGATGAAGAACACCGGCATGTTGTTGCCGACCAGGTCGAAGTTGCCTTCATCGGTGTAGAACTTCACGGCGAAACCGCGCACATCGCGCACCGTGTCCCCCGAGCCGCGCGGGCCTTGCACGGTGGAGAAGCGCACGAACACCGGGGTGACTTTCTCCGGGTCTTGCAGGAAACCGGCCTTGGTCAGTGCGCTGTGGTTGCCGTAGCTCTGGAAGTAACCGTGGGCGCCGGTGCCGCGGGCGTGCACGATGCGCTCGGGGATGCGCTCATGGTCGAAGTGGGTAATCTTCTCGCGCATGATGAAGTCTTCAAGCAGCGAAGGCCCGCGCGCACCTGCCTTGAGCGTGTTCTGGTTGTCGGCGATGCGTACGCCCTGGTTGGTCCGCAGCGCCTGGCCGGTGGCATCGCTGCGCGCCTGCTCGAGGTTCTGCAGCTTGGTGTTGGTGTTGGCGCGGTCAGGGGTCTGGGTGCCAGCCAGTTCGCTCTGCTTGGGCGCGTCGGTCCTGTTGCTCGACATCTTGGCTCTCCTCATCAGTCTTCAGGCTGCCCATCGGGGGCTTGTTCAGGTAGTGACTGGAGGGGTTGACCATGCGTTCCATCGGGTTTACCGACCGTCGCGTTATGCCCAGGCGATTGGTCGAAGACGAAATAAATGCTAAGAACCGCCAGGGGAAAAGGCTAAAATGCGCGACCCCAGCTCACCGCTGACCCTAAATTCCATGCGCCCCACAAGGTTCGCTACGTGATCGAGTTCCAACATGTGCACAAGACCTACCGCGTCGCCGGTAGGGACATCCCCGCCCTCAACCCGACCAGCCTGAGCATCGAAGATGGCCAGGTGTTCGGCCTTATTGGCCATTCCGGTGCCGGCAAAAGTACCCTGCTGCGCCTGATCAACCGCCTGGAGGCGCCGTCCGGCGGCAAGATCATCGTCGACGGAGAAGACGTCACCGCCTTCGACGCCAACCAACTTCGGCGTTTCCGCCAGCAGGTCGGCATGATCTTCCAGCACTTCAACCTGCTGGCCTCCAAGACCGTCGCCGATAACGTCGCCCTGCCGCTGGTGCTGGCTGGCGAGCTGTCGCGTGCGGCGATCGACCAACGTGTCAGCCAGTTGCTGGCCCGCGTCGGCCTGTCGGACCACGCGAAGAAGTATCCGGCGCAGCTGTCGGGTGGCCAGAAGCAGCGCGTCGGCATCGCCCGGGCGTTGTCGACCAACCCGAAGATCCTGCTGTGCGACGAAGCCACCAGTGCCCTCGACCCGCAGACCACCGCCTCGGTGCTGCAACTGCTGGCCGAGATCAACCGCGAGCTAAAGCTGACCATCGTGTTGATCACCCACGAAATGGACGTGATCCGTCGGGTCTGCGACCGCGTGGCGGTAATGGATGCCGGGGTCATCGTCGAGCAGGGTTCGGTGGCCGACGTGTTCCTGCATCCGCAGCACGCCACCACCAAGCGCTTCGTCCAGGAAGACGAGCAGGTGGACGAGCACGAGCAACGCGACGACTTTGCCCACGTGCCGGGCCGCATCGTGCGCCTGACCTTCCAGGGCGAAGCCACCTATGCGCCGCTGCTGGGCACCGTCGCCCGCGAAACCGGAGTGGACTACAGCATCCTGGCCGGACGCATCGACCGCATCAAGGACGTGCCCTACGGCCAACTCACCCTCGCCGTCACCGGCGGCAACATCGACGCTGCGTTCGCGCGCTTCCAGGCCGCCGACGTCCACATGGAGGTCCTGCGCTGATGGACGCCCTGAATTTCTTCGCCAACGTCGACTGGTCCGAGATCTGGTTGGCCACCGGCGACACCCTGATCATGCTGTTCGGCTCGCTGCTGTTCACCGTGCTGCTCGGCCTGCCGCTGGGCGTGCTGCTGTTCCTCTGCGGCCCGCGGCAGATGTTCGAGCAGAAGGGCGTGTATGCGCTGCTGTCGCTGGTGGTGAACATCCTGCGTTCGCTGCCCTTCATCATCCTGCTGATCGTGATGATTCCGGTCACCGTACTGATCACCGGCACCTCGCTGGGCGTGGCTGGCGCCATCCCGCCCTTGGTGGTCGGTGCCACGCCGTTCTTCGCCCGCCTGGTGGAAACTGCGCTGCGCGAAGTGGACCGCGGCATCATCGAGGCCACTCAGTCGATGGGCGCCACCACCCGGCAGATCATCACCAATGCCCTGCTGCCCGAAGCGCGTCCAGGTATTTTTGCGGCCATTACGGTCACCGCGATCACCTTGGTGTCCTATACCGCGATGGCCGGTGTGGTCGGCGCCGGCGGCCTGGGCGACCTGGCCATCCGCTTCGGCTACCAGCGCTTCCAGACCGACGTGATGATCGTCACCGTGGTGCTGCTGTTGGTGCTGGTGCAGATCCTGCAGAGCGTCGGCGACCGGCTGGTCGTGCATTTTTCCCGTAAGTAACAACCCCAATGGGGTCGGCGTGCCGACCCGTTCGGGGGCCGTCGCGGCCCTCACAAGGAGTGATCGATGAAGAAACTGCTTGCTGTCGTCGCCGCCGTCGCGGCCTTCTCCGCCCAGGCGGCGGAAACCTTGAGCGTGGCCGCCTCCCCGGTGCCGCACGCCGAGATCCTCAACTTCGTCAAGCCGACGCTGGCCAAGGAAGGGGTGGATTTGAAGGTCAAGGAGTTCACTGACTACATCCAGCCCAACGTGCAAGTGGCCGAGAAGCGCCTGGACGCCAACTTCTTCCAGCACCAGCCGTACCTGGACGAATTCAACAAGGCCAAGGGCACCCATCTGGTCAGCGTTGCCGGCGTGCATATCGAACCGCTGGGCATCTATTCGAGCAAGTACAAGACACTCGACGAGCTGCCGTCCGGTGCCACCGTGGTCATCCCCAACGACGCCACCAACGGCGGCCGAGCCTTGCTGCTGCTGGACAAGGCCGGTGTGATCAAGCTCAAGGACAACAGCAACATCCTCGCCACCGTGAAGGACGTCGCCGAGAATCCCAAGAACGTGAAGTTCCGTGAGCTGGAAGCGGCCACCATTCCACGGGTGCTGACCCAGGTGGATGCCGCGCTGATCAACACCAACTACGCCTTGGAAGCCAAGCTCAATCCGGAAAAGGATGCCCTGGCCATCGAAGGTAAGGACTCGCCCTACGTGAACATCCTGGTCACCCGCGAGGACAACAAGGACAGCGACGCGGTCAAGAAGCTGGTTCAGGCCCTGCACTCGCCTGAGGTGAAGCAGTTCATCACCGAGAAGTACAAGGGCGCAGTGGTTCCGGCGTTCTGATTGCGCACGTCCACTTGCCCTGAGCGCCCGATTCGTAGAAACGGCTCCAGCCGTAATCGGGCGCGCGACAGCGCTTGAATCAGTCGCGCTTCACCAGCTTGGGCAACTGCGCCACCAGCTTTTGAGTGTCGAACGGCGCACGGATGAAACCGCGCTGCCGACCATCCGGCCCGACGATTGCCAAGTTGCCACTGTGATCCACGGTGTAGCCAGGCTTGCGCGTGTCCGCCGGGATGAACGGGATGCTCAAGGCATGGGCCAGTGTCTGGGTGTCTTCGATGGAGCCGGCCAGCCCGACGAAATCCTTGTCGAAATACGCCAGATACTGCTTGAGCTGTTGGGGGGTATCGCGGGCCGGATCGACGCTCACCAGTACCACCTGCAAGTGATCGAGCGTCCCTTTGGACAGCTCGCTCTTGACCTGCCGCAACTGGGCCAGCGTGGTCGGGCAGATGTCAGGGCAGTAGGTATAGCCGAAGAACAGCAACGACCACTTGCCCTTGAGCTGGTCCAGTTGCACCGGCTGACCGTTCTGGTCGGTCATGCTCACCGCCGGCACGCTGCGACTCTGTGCCAGCAGAATGATCCCGGCCTCGGTGAGCCCGGCCGAATCGGCTTCGCCCCGGCCGTTGAGCGCTTTGGTAACGGTCAAACCCAGGATCAATGCGGTCAGGGCGAACAGGATCAGGATGGTTTTCTGGGTTCGGGTCATGGCTTGGGCATTCGATTCAGAGGGGCGAAATGGGAATGAAGGATCTCGTCGTAGGCGGCTAGATTACAGTCCTTGACCGGTTAGGGCTAACAGAGCGGCAAAATGATGGCACATTGATATAACCGCATGGAGCAAGTGTCTCGCTGATATAACAAATGCGTCTTAGGCCTATGCGCAACCGAGCTACCTTAGTGTCTTCCGTTTGTAACGCCTTGTCCCTGGAGTTGTCATGAACACCGCAGCTGTACGCGAGCAGATCCATCAAGCCCAACTGTACGAGAGTCGCACTGGCCAATTGCAACAGCGCCTCGAGCAGCAGCTGCCGCACCTGCACCCGCTGATCCAACTACCCGTGCAGGATGCCAAGGGTACCCTGGCACGCTTCGTCAGCGCCTACATCGACCAAGTGCCCGAACTGCTCGAAGCCGCCCATGCAGTGGCCCGCGAGGCGGGTATCGAGTCGCAGATCAAGCCCGTGCTGAAAATCGCCGAGGCTTATTTCCTGCAGCCGCCCAGCGTGGTGGGCTCGCACACCGGGCTGGACTGCCTGCTGGACGAAGCCTACCTGGCGCATCGGCTGGTCGAAGAGGTCAACGACCTGTACATCCGCCACTTCCAGCAGCCACTGATCCCGGTGGACACCACCGTGGCCAACCTCATCGCTCACCAACTGATCGGCGAAACCTTCGCCAATCAACTGGACGAAGTGGTGCATCACTCGGTGGACGAAATGCTCGACGACGAGAGCTTCGCCGTCGAATCGGTGGAGGCCTACCGCGAAACCCTGCGCAGCCCGCAAACCGGCGAAGCGTGGAAGCGCTGGCCATGCCTGTCGCGCCAGTTGAGTGTGGAACTGGACCTGCACCAGACCAGCCACTGAGCCCGAGGGCCGTGGCGGGAGTTGCCCCCAATGACGGCGCAGTGGGGCGGACGCCGTTGCAAGCATGGCTGACGTAGACCAGGCCGAACCGTCCGGACGCGCGTCAGGCCTGGGCCAGGCGCCGTAGCCGGCCCTCCACGCGGCGTTTGAGTCCATGCTGTTCGATACGCAAGTGCGAACCGGCGGCCAGGCTCGAACGCCCCCAGTCCTCCAGCAGCTCCAGCACCGAATGGTCGATGTAGCTCAGGTTGCCCAACGGTACGTGTAGCGTGGTGCCGGGCGGCACGCTTTCCAGCGTCTGGGTCAGTGCTGGCACCTTGAGGAAGGTCGCCGCACCGCTCAAGCGCAGTTCCAGGTGTCCGGGCTCGTCGAGCGGCACCAGGTTGATCTTCAGCCGCGCGGCCTTGAACGCCAGCTTCAGCAAGGTCAGGGCGAAGCCCACCAGCACACCGGTCAGCAAATCGGTGAAGACGATGGCCAAGGCAGTCGCGGCGTAGGTGAACATCGGCATGCGGCCATACCGGCCCAGGTCACGGAACGCTTTGACGTTCACCAGCTTGATGCCGGTGTAGACCAGCACGCCCGCCAGGCTCGCCACTGGAATCTGCTGCAGCACGCTGCCCAGCACCACCACGAAGCCCAGCAGCCACACCCCATGCAGGATCGCCGATGCGCGGGTCTGGGCGCCGGCTTGGACGTTGGCCGAACTGCGCACGATCACCCCGGTCATCGGCAAGGCGCCGAGCAGACCACAGAGCATGTTGCCGATACCCTGGGCTGACAGTTCACGGTCGAAATCCGAACGCTGGCCATTGTGCATGCGGTCTACCGCCGCCGCCGACAGCAGGGTTTCGGCGCTGGCGATGAAGGCCAGGGCGAAAGCCGCCACCAGCAAGCTCGGATCGGCCAGTTGCAGGAGGTCATCAGGACGCAGCCAGTCGATGGCTTCGGAGAGGTCCGCCGGCACCTGCACGCGGTTGACCGGCAGCGCCAGCCACAGGCTGAGCGCAGTCATCGCCGCCACGCCCAGCAACGCACCGGGCATGAAGCGCAGCCGCTGCGGGCGCCAGCGATCCCACCCCCACATCAGGGCGATGGTGCCCAGGCCCAGGGCGCCGGCCTGCCACCCACTGCCGGCGCTCTCCAACGGCAGCGCAGCGGCGAGGGTGGCGGGGAAGCCCAGCAGGTTGTCGACGCCAGAGGGCTGCGGCGCCGCATCGAACATCACATGCACCTGGGACAGCACGATCAGCACGCCGATGCCCGCCAGCATGCCGTACACCACGGCCGGGGCAGTGACGCGGAACCAGCAACCCAGGCGCAGGCGCCCGGCCAGCAATTGCAGCAATCCAGCCAGCAGCAGGATCGGCCCGAGCATGGCTACGCCATGCTGTCGCACCAGCTCGAACACCAGCACGGCCAGGCCCGCCGCCGGGCCGCTGACCTGCAGCGGCGAGCCGGCGAGAAAGCCGACCACGACGCCGCCGATGATGCCGGTGATCAGGCCTTTGGCCGGCGGCATGCCCGAGGCAATCGCGATGCCCATGCACAGCGGCAGGGCCACCAGGAACACCACGACCGAAGCCAGCAATTCGCGCGGCAGTGCCGCTTTAATCTGTGTCATGTTCACCATGTCGCTCCTTTTCTGATTCACGGCCAATCCACTGGCCGATAGCACGCGGATCCCTGAATCGCGCGCAGGCGCAGGCCGCCAGCAGGATTGCCGGCAAGGCGTTCAGGGAAATTCAAGGCAGCCGAAAGCCCTGCCGCGCCAACGGGGCGCAGCCGGCTATCAGGGTTTCTTCAGGTGGTGGGGCGGCTTAGTAGCGGCCTCTCGGAGTCGCGCAGGGCACCGGCTCACCGGCACTGAGCGGAAGGAAGGCGTCGCTGGCCGCGTCGTAGGCTTCGATGCGGCTGGTCTCGATGTCGTAGACCCAACCATGGATGTACAACTGGCCAGCCGCCAGACGCGAAGCCACCGAAGGGTGGGTGCGCAGGTGATGCAATTGGGCGATGACGTTTTCCTTGGTCAACACCTGCATGTTCTCGTGCTCGGTGTCGCAGGTGCAGTTGTTCTCGACCACGGTGCGCGCCACTTCGGCGTGGCGCAGCCAGGCCGAGACGGTGGGCATCTTGGCCAGCGACTGCGGGTTGAGCACGGCACGCATGGCGCCGCAGTCGGAGTGGCCGCAGACGATGATGTGGTGAACGCCCAACGCCATAACCGCGTACTCGATGGCGCTGGAAACACCACCGTTCATCTGCCCATAAGGCGGCACCACGTTACCCACGTTACGGGTTACGAACAGGTCGCCCGGCGAGCTCTGGGTGATCAGTTCGGGAACGATGCGCGAGTCGGCGCAGGTGATGAACATGGCGCGGGGTTTCTGCGCGGTGGCGAGCTTCTTGAACAGCTCCTGCTGCTCGGGGAACACGTCATGGTGAAATTTCAAGAAGCCGTCGACGATGTGCTTCAGGGCGGCATCGGCGTTCTCGGCAGGGGCAGCCGGAACGGGCTTGGATGGGTCCTTGATCGGCATGATTCATCCTCTAGACGGTTTTTCGGTAAGCACGAGTTTACCGGGGAAAGATTCTGGCTATGCGAGGAATTAGATGACGCGCACAGGTAATAAATCACAGCCACCTTTGGCTGAGTCCTTACGCTAGCGGAGAAAACTTAACTGAAACTGAATTCAGAGGCTCTAGAACGGGCGTTCCAGGTTCTGGCGGGGAGTTCTCGATAATAGCAAAAAAGCATCAATCGCCAATACCCTCCAGCGAAATTAATGGCAGGCATGAGTGAGATTGTGGGGTAGCCGGGCATGTGTTCAAAACAACGCCATCTGCGCCCCTGGCACGCAAAACGCCGAGCAGTCCAACGCCAACGCCTCGCGTCCGGCAAAGCCCATCTGCCGAGCGGCCTTGGCAAAGCGCTGGGCCAACAGCTCGGCGAACACGCCTTCGCCACGCATGCGCGTTCCGAAACGACTGTCATACAACTCGCCACCCCGGCTCTGACGCATCAGGCTCAGCACATGCGCCGCCCGTTGCGGGTAATGATCCTGCAGCCATTGCTCGAACAGCGGCGCCACCTCCAGCGGCAGGCGCAGCATCATGTAGGCGGCGCTCTGCGCGCCAGCGTCACGCGCCGCTTCGAGCAGGTGCTCCAGTTCGCAATCGTTGATCATCGGAATGATCGGCGAGCACAGCACCCCCACCGGCACGCCTGCTTCGCGCAACACGCGAATGGCCCGCAACCGAGCCTTCGGCGCCGCTGCACGCGGCTCCAGCGTGCGCTTGAGCTCATCGTCCAGCGTGGTGAGGCTGATCATCACCCGCACCAGGCGCAGGCTGGCCAATTCGCTCAGCAGGTCGAGGTCGCGCAGGATCAGCGAGCCTTTGGTCACGATGGTCACCGGGTGGCGATAGCGCAACAGCACCTCGAGCAGACGGCGACTGAGCTGGTGGTCGCGCTCGATCGGCTGGTAGGGATCGGTGTTGGCACCCAGGTTGATCGGCGCACAGACGTAACCCGGCTTGCTCAACTGCTGTTCGAGCACCTCGGCGGCATTGGTCTTGGCGATCAGCTTGGTTTCGAAATCCAGGCCAGGGGACAGGTCCCAGTAGGCATGGCTCGGCCGGGCATAGCAGTAGATACAGCCATGCTCGCAGCCGCGGTAGGGATTGATCGAACGGTCGAAGGGCAAGTCGGGGGAGGTGTTGCGGGCGATGATGGTCTTGGCGGTCTCGATCCGCACCTCGGTGCCCTGGGTGACCGGCACTTCCTGATGCCAGCCGTCATCTTCCACCACCGAGATGCTCGGGGCGAAGCGGTTGTGAGGATTGCTGGCCGTGCCACGGCCGCGGACGGGAGCTGACTTCATGATGAAAAAACCCGCATTGCTGTATGCGCATACAGTAATGCGGGTTAGTCATTGCCGCCAGCGGCGTCAGCCGGACGGTGCGATCAGTCGGTCTTCTTCAACTTCGGGTTGGGGAAGAACTGCACGGTCTGCACCTGTACCGGCTGCGCCTTGACCGCCTGCTGGTTGACCCGGGTGCCAAGCTCCTTGGGCACCGACAGGCCTTGCTCGTTGAGCGTGTCGGTGAAACCGCAGGCCACGCATTCGCGGTGCGGCACGCCGTCTTCGCTCCACATCATCAGCTTGTCCGGCTCACTGCACGCCGGGCAGACCGCCCCGGCGATGAAGCGTTTCTTGGTCGTGCTGACAGCGCCCTCGCTCATGCCGCGGCCTCTTCGGTCAGGCCACTGTGGCGCAACAG
Proteins encoded in this region:
- a CDS encoding SulP family inorganic anion transporter, whose protein sequence is MVNMTQIKAALPRELLASVVVFLVALPLCMGIAIASGMPPAKGLITGIIGGVVVGFLAGSPLQVSGPAAGLAVLVFELVRQHGVAMLGPILLLAGLLQLLAGRLRLGCWFRVTAPAVVYGMLAGIGVLIVLSQVHVMFDAAPQPSGVDNLLGFPATLAAALPLESAGSGWQAGALGLGTIALMWGWDRWRPQRLRFMPGALLGVAAMTALSLWLALPVNRVQVPADLSEAIDWLRPDDLLQLADPSLLVAAFALAFIASAETLLSAAAVDRMHNGQRSDFDRELSAQGIGNMLCGLLGALPMTGVIVRSSANVQAGAQTRASAILHGVWLLGFVVVLGSVLQQIPVASLAGVLVYTGIKLVNVKAFRDLGRYGRMPMFTYAATALAIVFTDLLTGVLVGFALTLLKLAFKAARLKINLVPLDEPGHLELRLSGAATFLKVPALTQTLESVPPGTTLHVPLGNLSYIDHSVLELLEDWGRSSLAAGSHLRIEQHGLKRRVEGRLRRLAQA
- a CDS encoding carbonic anhydrase, whose amino-acid sequence is MPIKDPSKPVPAAPAENADAALKHIVDGFLKFHHDVFPEQQELFKKLATAQKPRAMFITCADSRIVPELITQSSPGDLFVTRNVGNVVPPYGQMNGGVSSAIEYAVMALGVHHIIVCGHSDCGAMRAVLNPQSLAKMPTVSAWLRHAEVARTVVENNCTCDTEHENMQVLTKENVIAQLHHLRTHPSVASRLAAGQLYIHGWVYDIETSRIEAYDAASDAFLPLSAGEPVPCATPRGRY
- a CDS encoding PA0069 family radical SAM protein, translating into MKSAPVRGRGTASNPHNRFAPSISVVEDDGWHQEVPVTQGTEVRIETAKTIIARNTSPDLPFDRSINPYRGCEHGCIYCYARPSHAYWDLSPGLDFETKLIAKTNAAEVLEQQLSKPGYVCAPINLGANTDPYQPIERDHQLSRRLLEVLLRYRHPVTIVTKGSLILRDLDLLSELASLRLVRVMISLTTLDDELKRTLEPRAAAPKARLRAIRVLREAGVPVGVLCSPIIPMINDCELEHLLEAARDAGAQSAAYMMLRLPLEVAPLFEQWLQDHYPQRAAHVLSLMRQSRGGELYDSRFGTRMRGEGVFAELLAQRFAKAARQMGFAGREALALDCSAFCVPGAQMALF
- a CDS encoding YheV family putative zinc ribbon protein, translated to MSEGAVSTTKKRFIAGAVCPACSEPDKLMMWSEDGVPHRECVACGFTDTLNEQGLSVPKELGTRVNQQAVKAQPVQVQTVQFFPNPKLKKTD